A window from Oreochromis aureus strain Israel breed Guangdong linkage group 16, ZZ_aureus, whole genome shotgun sequence encodes these proteins:
- the ptpn4a gene encoding tyrosine-protein phosphatase non-receptor type 4: MSARFRLPAGRSYNVRATELERDRQHTQVVCNVLLLDNTVQAFKVNKSDNGQVLLDAVFKHLELTERDYFGLHLTDDSSDAPRWLDPNKPVRKQLKRGSPHNLSFRVKFFVTDPNKLQEEYTRYQYFLQIKQDILTGRLPCPHNTAALLASYAVQSELGDYSEAEHSPGYLSEYSFIPNPPQDFHKEVAKHHQQHSGLSPAESEFNYLNTARTLELYGVELHYARDQSNTEILIGVMSAGIVVYKNRVRINYFPWLKIVKISFKCKQFFIQLRREATESRETLLGFNMVNYRACKNLWKACVEHHTFFRLERPIPPQKNFFAYYFTLGSKFRYCGRTEVQSVQYGKEKGIKDRVFARSPSKPLARKLVSGTDWESVSRNSLSDERLETQSLPTRSPPGTPNQNSLFVQEGTRLRPSSVGHLVDHVIHASPSLPVFSSNHKSASSTQANSISLDSTPSPDGVDGQPPALPPKQLSRKTLSQIIQAHSQQSLLDNHLNEMYDVPVNADKTTLNGVVPHDNLVLIKMRPDEHGRFGFNVKGGADQKMPIIVSRVAPGTSADLCVPRLNEGDQVVLINGRDISDHTHDQVVMFIKASCESHSGELILLVRPNAIYDVVEEKVDPEPDFQYIPEKSPQDPAQLDQHALRDSMVTLKEGLSGGAILAQFDQLYRKRPGMTMLCAKLPQNVSKNRYRDISPYDATRVILKSTDDYINANYINMEIPASSLINRYIACQGPLPNTCPDFWQMTWEQGSSMVVMLTTQVERGRVKCHQYWPNPDNSATYGDFTITCHNEEGNSAFLVREMTLTHTPSEQQREITQIQYVAWPDHGVPDDSTDFLDFVALVRTKRAGQDQPMVVHCSAGIGRTGVLITMETALCLMECGQPVYPLEIVKTMRDQRAMMIQTPSQYRFVCEAILKVYEEDLFKPLKTALYQQREKAADEKEEDRKEQQKAGEERDEAAAATTEKGEAAKVEMLEEELDGEDDDEVEVLDVGEVTEEGEEEEEEEEEVEEPSVASATSVTSETSANPDPDPANP, from the exons AAGTCGGATAATGGCCAGGTGCTGCTGGATGCTGTCTTCAAGCACCTGGAGCTGACCGAGAGGGACTACTTTGGCCTGCACCTGACTGACGACTCATCAGATGCACCA CGCTGGCTGGATCCCAATAAGCCCGTCAGGAAACAGTTAAAAA GAGGGTCTCCCCATAACTTAAGCTTCAGAGTCAAATTCTTTGTGACAGACCCCAATAAACTTCAGGAAGAATACACACG GTACCAGTATTTTCTGCAGATCAAACAGGATATATTAACTGGAAG ATTGCCCTGTCCTCACAACACAGCCGCGCTGCTGGCTTCCTACGCCGTACAAT CTGAGTTGGGGGACTACAGTGAAGCAGAGCATAGTCCGGGCTACCTGTCTGAGTACTCCTTTATCCCAAACCCCCCTCAAGACTTTCACAAAGAGGTCGCCAAACATCACCAGCAGCACAG cggTCTATCTCCGGCCGAGTCAGAGTTTAATTATCTGAACACAGCACGCACGCTGGAGCTCTATGGGGTAGAGCTGCACTATGCAAGG gACCAGAGTAACACAGAGATTCTCATCGGGGTGATGTCTGCTGGAATTGTGGTTTACAAGAACAGGGTACGGATCAACTATTTCCCATG GTTGAAAATAGTGAAAATCTCCTTCAAGTGCAAACAGTTCTTCATCCAGCTGAGAAGAGAGGCA ACAGAGTCTCGTGAGACGCTGCTCGGCTTCAACATGGTCAACTACCGGGCCTGTAAAAACCTGTGGAAAGCCTGCGTGGAGCACCACACCTTCTTCAGGCTGGAGCGGCCTATCCCGCCACAGAAGAACTTCTTCGCCTACTACTTCACCCTGGGCTCAAAGTTCAGATACTG CGGGCGGACGGAGGTGCAGTCTGTGCAGTACGGGAAGGAGAAAGGCATCAAGGACAGAGTGTTTGCCAG GTCTCCCAGCAAGCCGCTGGCCAGGAAGTTGGTGAGTGGAACCGACTGGGAGTCGGTCAGCAGGAACAGCCTATCAGATGAGAGATTGGAGACCCAGAGCCTGCCCACTCGCTCCCCGCCTGGCACGCCCAATCA GAACTCGCTGTTTGTCCAAGAAGGCACGCGACTACGGCCGTCGTCGGTCGGCCACCTGGTGGATCACGTGATCCACGCTTCACCCAGCCTGCCCGTCTTCTCCTCCAATCACAAGTCGGCTTCGTCCACGCAGGCTAACAGCATCAGCCTGGACTCCACACC GTCTCCAGATGGGGTAGATGGCCAGCCTCCAGCTCTCCCGCCCAAGCAGCTGAGCCGGAAGACCCTGAGCCAGATCATCCAGGCCCACTCCCAGCAAAGCCTGCTGGACAATCACCTCAATGAGATGTATGACGTTCCCGTCAATGCCGACAAGACCACG CTGAACGGAGTAGTCCCTCACGATAACTTGGTCCTGATCAAGATGAGACCGGATGAACACGGACGCTTCGGCTTCAATGTCAAG ggtGGAGCTGACCAGAAAATGCCCATCATTGTGTCTAGAGTGGCTCCAGGAACCTCA GCTGACCTCTGTGTGCCTCGCCTTAACGAGGGCGACCAGGTAGTCCTGATTAATGGGCGGGACATCTCTGACCACACCCATGACCAGGTAGTCATGTTCATCAAGGCCAGCTGCGAGAGCCACTCCGGGGAGCTCATCCTGTTGGTCAGACCTAATG CCATCTATGACGTGGTGGAGGAGAAGGTGGATCCAGAGCCGGATTTTCAGTACATCCCTGAGAAATCCCCTCAGGACCCGGCCCAGCTAGACCAGCATGCTTTGAGGGACTCTATGGTCACACTGAAGGAAGGCCTGAGCGGCGGAGCCATACTGGCACAGTTTGAT CAACTGTACAGGAAGAGGCCGGGGATGACGATGCTGTGTGCCAAATTACCTCAGAACGTTTCCAAAAATCGCTACAGAGACATCTCTCCCT ATGATGCCACCCGCGTCATTCTGAAAAGCACAGATGATTACATCAATGCAAATTACATCAAT ATGGAGATTCCTGCATCCAGCCTGATAAACCGCTACATTGCGTGCCAGGGCCCGCTGCCCAACACCTGCCCCGACTTCTGGCAGATGACGTGGGAGCAGGGCTCATCCATGGTGGTCATGCTGACTACCCAGGTCGAGAGGGGGCGG GTGAAGTGTCACCAGTACTGGCCCAACCCAGACAACAGCGCCACATACGGAGACTTCACAATCACGTGCCACAATGAAGAGGGCAACTCTGCCTTCCTGGTCCGGGAGAtgaccctcacacacacaccg agCGAGCAACAGAGGGAGATCACTCAGATTCAGTACGTGGCTTGGCCCGACCACGGCGTTCCCGACGACTCTACTGATTTCCTGGACTTTGTGGCTCTCGTACGGACCAAACGGGCTGGACAGGACCAGCCAATGGTGGTGCACTGCAG cgcTGGGATTGGTCGGACGGGCGTTCTGATCACCATGGAGACGGCGCTGTGTCTGATGGAGTGCGGTCAGCCGGTGTATCCTCTAGAAATCGTCAAGACCATGAGAGATCAGCGGGCCATGATGATACAGACGCCT AGCCAGTACCGCTTTGTGTGCGAGGCCATCCTCAAGGTCTACGAGGAAGACCTGTTCAAGCCGCTGAAGACGGCCCTCTACCAGCAGAGAGAGAAGGCGGCCGACGAGAAGGAGGAGGACCGGAAAGAGCAGCAGAAAGCGGGAGAGGAGCGGGACGAGGCGGCCGCGGCGACGACAGAGAAAGGGGAGGCGGCCAAGGTGGAGATGCTGGAAGAAGAGCTGGACGGAGAGGATGACGACGAAGTCGAGGTGCTGGATGTGGGAGAAGTGACAGAAGaaggggaggaagaggaagaagaggaggaggaagtggaGGAGCCGAGTGTCGCCAGCGCCACCAGCGTGACGAGCGA